In Serratia liquefaciens ATCC 27592, the genomic stretch TATTCGCATTCCGAATTCGTCGGGCTGGTTCATGGCGCGGGCAACAGCCGGGGCGAAATCAGCCGCGATCCGCGTAACCCGCTGCAAGCCGCCCGCGAGCTGGGGCGCGAGATATTCACTCGTCCCTATTCAGACTACCGAATGGATACGCCGCGCAGCCCGCAGGTTTGGCAAAACTGACGCCGCCCAGGGGCAGCCTTGCTGCCTCTCAGACGGCTGACAAACCTGCTAAAAGGCTAAACCGGTAGCGGTCGAACATGTTCGACCCGATTTAACCATTGATTATGCTATTGGGCGCAGCATGCTGCGCCCCTACCATTAAACAACAGAGCACTTTTTCAACGGCCTCAGGGGCAGCCTTGCTGCTCCTTTATCAAGGTTGCGCAAGCATATGTAGCAAGATATTGCCGCCCATTGGCCCACCAGAACAAACGTCATATGATGCCAGGGTTCAGATCGGCATGCCCATCAACCCAAAGCGGAACAAGATGTCAAAACAGTGGAAAATAGCGGCGGCCAACCTTGGCCTGCGGATGTATACCCGGCTGGGTGGCAACTTTAAGGATAAGGCCCATTTTCAGCCTGAGCAGGTTTTTGAACGCATCGTGATTTTTTCCACCAGCGCCCTCGGCGACCTGATGTTTAACACGCCGGCGATCCGCGCGGTGCGTGAACGCTACCCGGCAGCAAACATCACCCTGATTTCCAGCCACAAGAACAAACAGTTGGTCGCGACCAGCCGCTGCTTTAATCAGGTCATTTATTGGGATCATAAAGCGAAAGACATGCTCGGTGTTATTCGCCAACTGCGCCAACACCGGCCTCAGTTGGCGATTATCCTGCACTCCAAATCCCCTTATGATGTGATGGTCGCCATTACTGCCGGTTGCCAATATGTCTTCAAAGACGCTTACGGTAATAAAGCCACCGGCATGGAGCCCTGGCTGTGTGGCGTGAGCCGCAGCACCGGCGGCCATCTGATTCAACGCAAGCTGGATCTGGTGGCTCAGTTGGGCTGCCAAAGCGACAACACCGAGATGTTTATTCCTGTCGAGTTTACGCCAGTGGCTAAAGCCGCAGGAAAAATTTCGATCGGCTTGCAAATGGGGGCTTCTGAAACGCTGCGCTGCTGGCCGGTCGCGCAGTTTATTCGTCTGGCGAAACTGCTGCTGGCATCTTCGCCGCACCACCAGATTGAATTAATCGGCAGCCCCAAAGAACTGTCTATTGAACGGGCGTTTATGGCGGGGCTGACGGCAGCCGAGCAGTTGCGCGTGGTCAGCCATATTGGCAAAACCACCCTGCCGCAACTGCTGGCGGTGATGTCGAACATGCAGGTGCTGGTCACCGGCGACACCGGCCCACTGCACCTGGCCATCGCCCTGAAAACACCGACCGTCAGCCTGTTTGTTACCGCCAATCCACAGCACACCGGCCCCTATCAAAACAGTGAATTGCATCAGGTGATGTACGTCCCGGTGGATGAACAAAAGCTCAATGCCGCGCAACGCCAACAGCCGCTCAGCATCATCACTGAAAATGAGGTGTTTGAAAAAGTGACGAACGCGCTGAAAATTAGCGCTCCGGTGGGCTAATCAGCGGAGGCTGGGCAAAGACCATCGCCAGCGGGAACCAAAACAGGTACCAAAACTCGGCCGGGTTCGCGATGACAAACATGCCCTGTGAACAGTAGAAAATCAGCATAAACAGGTACAAAGCCGCTTCCAGGCGGCGACCGGCCCGGAGATGACGCACGGCCAGCTGTGCGCCAAACGTCAATAAAGCGGCAAACAGGCAAAACCCCACCAACCCGCCTTTGAGCAACGCTCCCAAATACAGGCTATGGGTAGTATGAATAAACTCGCCGGTGTAATTGGTAAAGGTCAGCTGCTTATCAAAGCCATAGCCAAAGAACGGTGCCTGTTCGACCAACAACAGGCTGTGCCGCCAGATGCTCATCCGCACAAAGCTCTGTTGATACAGCTCTTCAAAACGCATAATCAACATTTCACCGATTGGTGAAAACAGCACTGCGCCCACGGCAAATAACACCGCGGCCGTAATGGCCAGCAGCGATTTTTTATTCAGCGCCAGATAGGAGGTGGTTAACGCCAACGCCGCCAATAAGGCCATCAGAGGGCCGCGACTTTGGGTGAACACCATAAAAGCGAACATCAGCGGGATCGCTGACAGCGCCCTTTTCTTCCCGGTATCACGGAACACCATCAGGCTTAGAATGATGCCCAACGCCGCATAGCCGGCCAGGTCGATCACGTTGCGCGGGCCGGGGTTGGCTCCGGAGGTTTCTCGGAGAGTATAAATTTCACGGAAATCAACGCTCGCCAGATACAAACACAGCAGCGTGATGCCGGCGATCACGGCGCAAAGCAGCAGGTTGCGCTCCGGACTTTCCAATACGGTGACCAGCAAGGCCAGATAGAGCAGGATATAAACGCTGTGCGTCAGGGTAGATGCCGTATCATCCGGCGTGCCGCCCCAAAGATTGCTGACGGCATAATAGGCAAGAAAGCAGGCTGCCAGCGCCATTCCCGCGCTTGCGGCACGCCGGTTAAGCCAGGCCGAGCGAACTCCGGGCCGTGTGGCCAGCGTCAGCAGAAAAAAGAATGCCGCGATGTGGAATAAATTATTGACCCGGGTAAAACCGCAAAAAATGGCGCTAAAAAAAGAAAAGGCCAGCATGGCGTAAAAAGAGAGTCGTTCGGTGAACTCAATTATTTTTGAAAAAATCATTACTATCAACCTTTTCAAAAATGCCGGTATCTATTGCGCTGTTTAATGAAAAGTTTCTAATCACCATTTTTCTCATCTTCATTCTCTCGCCGGCATGGCTAAATGCCGGAATAATCAGGTCATCGACCTTCTCCGGCAAAAATGTCGGCAACTTATTTTCATGAGTTTCATAAAAACGCGGCAAATTAAAATTATTCATATCCAGCCCGGCAATAAATAGCTGTTTAAACCCAAGAAAGGCAATGATCTGAAAAGCCCAATACACTACCGTGCCGGCATCAAAAATTCCGTGTCGAATATCGTGGCTGAAGGCGATGGTTTTGTTGCCAGGCGAGAAAAAAACGCTGCGGTCTTTGTGATAATGGTCCCACAATGCCGAGAGAGGAATTTGGGGGCTGTAAATTTTGCAGCTCGCGTCCTCAACCACTGAAAACCGGCATTTCACGCCTGCCAGGGTGAAGCAATCAATAATTTTCGCCACGCCGTGAACCGTGGTGAAAAGGATTAAATTCGGCGCCTGAATAATGTTTTCGATAATATCCGGCCGCCGATCGATAAACCCCATATCGACAATCACATAAAACCGAAAGTTAACCTTTTGGCTTAGACTAAAAGCCCCATTGACCCCGATGGCCGGCATCTCAGGCAGTTCACTAAAGCGAATGGCATTCACCGACGGCCCCGTAGCGGTCAATAATATGGGCCCCTTGCAGCTGTCTTTAACAGCTGACAGCGTCACTATAGGAACAGTCTGCTTTTTATAATGTAATTCGGCAATCTCGCCGCTGTCTGCACGTTCGATTTTTACGTAGGGCCAGAGATTTTCATTGTGCCGATAAGGCCGTGAATGAGAATAACGATACACCTGCTTAAGAAAACTGCCCATCGTATCCCTGCCCTGTAAAAATGTATTTGCGCCGAACAGAACTGTCCTGACCGCATTAGATTTATTGTAGGGCTGAGTATCTGAGCATTAATGAACATGGGCAATTATTGCATTTTGAATTCTTCGTAATGTTAACGAAAAGAGGTGTGTGGATTTGTTAACCGAGTTAAAAACCTGTAGGGAACGGTAATAATTATTCTTTAATTGCCTAGGGGCGAATACTTTCGCCCCATTAACATGGATTGTGCTGAGGGTTGTTTATAGATCGTCGAAAGGCTCGCCGAGCGTCAGCATCAGCCGATTGGCCCAGGCAAAGAACGCGGTCGATTGCACCAGATCCAGCAACGCCAGTTCGTCCAACCCTTGCTCGCGCAACGCCGCCAGATGCCCGGCATTGACCTGCGGCGGCGTGGCGGACAGCGCAGCGGCGAAGTCTATCTGCGTCCGCCACGGCTCCCCTTGCCCCTCGCTCAAAATGCCGCCCGGGAGCACATCCAGCAGCCGCTGTACCTCATCCGTTTGCTTGGACAACTGCGCCGCCTTGCGGGCATGCACCGAAGCGCAATAAATACAGCCATTCACCTTACTGGCCACCGTTGCCGCCAGCTCGCGATCCTTACGTTCCAACCCACCCGGCGTGTAAAAAATGGCGCGATCCGCCAACGTTCTCTGCTCCAGCACCGGATGGTTACGCGCCAGCAGGCGGAAATAATCCGAGTCGCTGTGCCCGAAGCGCGTCAAAAGCGCCTGGCCTTGCTCATCAAACTCTGCCAGCGGCTTGGAGGCAATCCAGGGCTCCCAACCCAGTTCCTGGCGGGTAAACACCGGTGGTGCGTGGCGGCCGCCAAGAGTCGCGGATTCGGTACGCCAACCGCCAGCTCTGACGGGTGCTCCGCCGGAGCTTTCGAGTGGTTTTCCTTCAAGCAGCCGATAACCCGTTAGCAAGCGGCTCTGGAAACTAACAAAGGCGATCAGCTGCGACAGGGTGACGATAGCGTCCAGCGACCAGCCGGCCTGTTGCAATGCCTGCAAATGCTGCGCGTCGGCGCTGGCGGGTTTGAACGCCAGCCTTTCGGCGTGATCGAACGCTGCCTGCAAATGCGGGCCAGGCTGAACGCCCCCCTCCTGCTGCAACAAGGTGCCGTAGTGTGCAGCAAGCAGCTTGTCCGCATGCCATTCGCTGATGCGCTGCGCGAGCTGCAACCGTTGCACGACGGGGAAATCGCCGGCATCAGCGGGTGAGAACAGCGCCAGATAGCTGGCCTGAATCGCATCTGTCGCCGCTTGTCGGGTAGCTCTGGCCTGAGCCAATGCAGAATTGGGGGCGATCTCTGCCAAGTCAGCCAGTAAATCTTTAGGGGGCAATGTTGCAGTCATACCTTTTCCTCAGCGTGATGTTCGTAGGAGACGGATGCGGGATTGCGGCGTTGCCAGCCCAGCTCCGGGGCAACGTGGCGGGCGATCAATTCAATAGAACGCAGGATGGTGGCGTGCGGCGGATCGATAGAGTGCACCTGGAATGCCAGATCGGTCACTCGCGCCAGCGCGCTGTCTTTTTGCAATGAGGCAATCACCTGCTCCGGGGTGCCAAGGTGCACGTCAAAAGCGCGGATCAGCCCATCAAGCGACTCGTCGGACGGCCGGTGGCCACTGGCGCGCAGGCGCTCAAGTCCACGGCTCAACCCTTTGGCGGCAAAGTCCCGCGCCTGTTGGCCATGGTCGGTTACCAATGCGGTGCGCGATCCCATGATGCGCGGCGCAATGCCGGGCGGCAGCGCCGCCAGATAAGCGTCGATAATCGGGTTCTGCAATTCGTCCAGCGGCAAATCCGGCGCATCTGCCGGGCGCGGCTGAGTACGCGACAGCATCAGGCCGTCACCGGCCCGCCCGGCGCGCTCGCCGCCTTCCACCGAAAAAGTCGCCTGCCAGACCCGTTCGGCCAACTGCGGTGCCGCCGGATACAGGCGGTTATCTTCACCACCCAGGGCCTCACCGCGCCAGGCTCGCAGCAGGGTGCTGAAATTGTCGGCAAACACCGCGTGACGCTGTGCGGCGTCGAAACCGAAGGCGCTGAACGAAGAAGGCGTGCCGCCTGCAGCGATACCGACTTCCAACCTGCCGTCGGACAGCAGATCCAGCACCGCAGTGTCTTCGGCCACCCGAATCGCAGACTCCATCGGCAGCGTGATCACCCCGGTGCCGAGCCGGATATGGCGGGTTCGCGCCGCCACCTGCGCCAGAAACACCAGCGGCGAAGGCAGGCCGCCCTCGTCCTCATGAAAATGGTGCTGCGCCACCCAGGCGCTGTCAAAGCCAGCCCGTTCGGCATGCACGATCTGTTCGGTCGCCAGCCGATAACGCTGTTGCGCACTGCCCTGATCCAGCAGCCGGGTGAAAAAACCGAGTCTTTTACTGCTCATAGAATGCACCCTCAATCTGGGGCTGTTCGGCATAAAGCTGACGGCCGGGAATGGCTTCAATCAGCTGACGTGTGTAATCGCTGCCCGGCATGGCGAACAGCTCACCGGTCGCCCCGCTGTCCACCTGCACGCCGCGGTGCAACACCGAAACGCTGTGGGAAATCTGCCTTACCGTGGCCAGGTCGTGTGAGATAAACAAATAGGTCAGCCCCAACTCCTGCTGCAGATCCTGCAGCAACCGCAGGATCTGCGCCTGAACCGTGACATCCAATGCCGAAGTAGCTTCATCCAGCACCAGTACCCGCGGCTGCAGCACCAGCGCCCGGGCGATCGCCACCCTCTGTCGCTGACCACCGGAAAGTTCGCGTGGTTTACGGCTCAGCAATTCGTTCGGCAGCGCCACGCGTTCAAACAAATCTCGCACCCGGCGATAGCGCTCGGCCTGGGTCAGCGGCTCGAAATTCAGCAGCGGCTCTTCAATCACCTGATACAACGTCTGGGACGGATCGAGCGAACCGAATGGGTTCTGATACACCAGCTGAATGCGGCGGCGGAACTGGCGCAGCGCTTCGCCCTTCAAGCGCGTAAAGTCGACGCCGTCGATAATGATTTGCCCGGCGTCCGGCCGTTGGAAACCGAGCAGGCAGCGCGCCAATGTGGTTTTACCGGAGCCGGACTCCCCCACCAGCGCATGGGTAGTGCCGCCAGGCACGCTGAACGACACCTGGTCCAGCGCCCGATAAGTTTTGCCACCGCTACCGGCCAGGGGGAAATCTTTCACCAGCCCATTGACCTGGATCGCCAGCTCCTGCGTGCGGTGACCGGGTTGCGGCACCACTGCACGGCTCAATGAGGGCA encodes the following:
- a CDS encoding alkylhydroperoxidase domain protein, with translation MTATLPPKDLLADLAEIAPNSALAQARATRQAATDAIQASYLALFSPADAGDFPVVQRLQLAQRISEWHADKLLAAHYGTLLQQEGGVQPGPHLQAAFDHAERLAFKPASADAQHLQALQQAGWSLDAIVTLSQLIAFVSFQSRLLTGYRLLEGKPLESSGGAPVRAGGWRTESATLGGRHAPPVFTRQELGWEPWIASKPLAEFDEQGQALLTRFGHSDSDYFRLLARNHPVLEQRTLADRAIFYTPGGLERKDRELAATVASKVNGCIYCASVHARKAAQLSKQTDEVQRLLDVLPGGILSEGQGEPWRTQIDFAAALSATPPQVNAGHLAALREQGLDELALLDLVQSTAFFAWANRLMLTLGEPFDDL
- a CDS encoding sugar glycosyltransferase translates to MGSFLKQVYRYSHSRPYRHNENLWPYVKIERADSGEIAELHYKKQTVPIVTLSAVKDSCKGPILLTATGPSVNAIRFSELPEMPAIGVNGAFSLSQKVNFRFYVIVDMGFIDRRPDIIENIIQAPNLILFTTVHGVAKIIDCFTLAGVKCRFSVVEDASCKIYSPQIPLSALWDHYHKDRSVFFSPGNKTIAFSHDIRHGIFDAGTVVYWAFQIIAFLGFKQLFIAGLDMNNFNLPRFYETHENKLPTFLPEKVDDLIIPAFSHAGERMKMRKMVIRNFSLNSAIDTGIFEKVDSNDFFKNN
- a CDS encoding O-antigen ligase family protein, whose protein sequence is MIFSKIIEFTERLSFYAMLAFSFFSAIFCGFTRVNNLFHIAAFFFLLTLATRPGVRSAWLNRRAASAGMALAACFLAYYAVSNLWGGTPDDTASTLTHSVYILLYLALLVTVLESPERNLLLCAVIAGITLLCLYLASVDFREIYTLRETSGANPGPRNVIDLAGYAALGIILSLMVFRDTGKKRALSAIPLMFAFMVFTQSRGPLMALLAALALTTSYLALNKKSLLAITAAVLFAVGAVLFSPIGEMLIMRFEELYQQSFVRMSIWRHSLLLVEQAPFFGYGFDKQLTFTNYTGEFIHTTHSLYLGALLKGGLVGFCLFAALLTFGAQLAVRHLRAGRRLEAALYLFMLIFYCSQGMFVIANPAEFWYLFWFPLAMVFAQPPLISPPER
- a CDS encoding putative FMN-dependent luciferase-like monooxygenase, which produces MSSKRLGFFTRLLDQGSAQQRYRLATEQIVHAERAGFDSAWVAQHHFHEDEGGLPSPLVFLAQVAARTRHIRLGTGVITLPMESAIRVAEDTAVLDLLSDGRLEVGIAAGGTPSSFSAFGFDAAQRHAVFADNFSTLLRAWRGEALGGEDNRLYPAAPQLAERVWQATFSVEGGERAGRAGDGLMLSRTQPRPADAPDLPLDELQNPIIDAYLAALPPGIAPRIMGSRTALVTDHGQQARDFAAKGLSRGLERLRASGHRPSDESLDGLIRAFDVHLGTPEQVIASLQKDSALARVTDLAFQVHSIDPPHATILRSIELIARHVAPELGWQRRNPASVSYEHHAEEKV
- a CDS encoding glycosyltransferase family 9 protein, which encodes MSKQWKIAAANLGLRMYTRLGGNFKDKAHFQPEQVFERIVIFSTSALGDLMFNTPAIRAVRERYPAANITLISSHKNKQLVATSRCFNQVIYWDHKAKDMLGVIRQLRQHRPQLAIILHSKSPYDVMVAITAGCQYVFKDAYGNKATGMEPWLCGVSRSTGGHLIQRKLDLVAQLGCQSDNTEMFIPVEFTPVAKAAGKISIGLQMGASETLRCWPVAQFIRLAKLLLASSPHHQIELIGSPKELSIERAFMAGLTAAEQLRVVSHIGKTTLPQLLAVMSNMQVLVTGDTGPLHLAIALKTPTVSLFVTANPQHTGPYQNSELHQVMYVPVDEQKLNAAQRQQPLSIITENEVFEKVTNALKISAPVG
- a CDS encoding dipeptide ABC transporter ATP-binding protein, whose product is MSIQSALQRASATPPVLELEQVSIAYQGAAGNQRVVHQVSFAIQPGEVVALVGESGSGKTTTAQAIIGLLTENGRLEQGAIRLNGTDISHWSSKRLDAVRGAQISLIPQDPSSSLNPVKTIGDQVAEIINIHRRLPRKQLQQRVVALLTRVGLTHPELRARQYPHELSGGMKQRVLIAIAIALQPALIIADEPTSALDVTVQKRILDLIDELRQEFGTAVLLVTHDLAVAAERADRLLVFRHGRVQEQGVTAEVLRAPASDYTRRLFADVPSLSRAVVPQPGHRTQELAIQVNGLVKDFPLAGSGGKTYRALDQVSFSVPGGTTHALVGESGSGKTTLARCLLGFQRPDAGQIIIDGVDFTRLKGEALRQFRRRIQLVYQNPFGSLDPSQTLYQVIEEPLLNFEPLTQAERYRRVRDLFERVALPNELLSRKPRELSGGQRQRVAIARALVLQPRVLVLDEATSALDVTVQAQILRLLQDLQQELGLTYLFISHDLATVRQISHSVSVLHRGVQVDSGATGELFAMPGSDYTRQLIEAIPGRQLYAEQPQIEGAFYEQ